In the genome of Spirochaetia bacterium, one region contains:
- a CDS encoding amidohydrolase family protein, whose amino-acid sequence MFKGNCFEKEGFGMKTLIEGATIVTCMGKTIKDGCILFSDRILGIGKTRDEVGNVEDARVINGEGKTIIPGLIDCHVHLGMDLENDASDTTIGAVVLSEAQECSTYGITTVRNMGTKHNADIAVRDIINSTYCKGVRIVASGQPITITGGHGSSMSYIADSVDEARKAARTVIGNGADVIKMIATGGMGTKGSNPYAVQLSEEQMRVICEEARRAGILTGAHCTALDGAKNAIKAGVRSVEHVQMNEEIARMMRTNGTYYCPTIVTRYNILHLLDPSLQWLKQKARPTDLDGKKRAIQLCHKYGIPVCASTDSMNSSKAEHAVTKLGVSLATELHIYVEFGMTNEEALLTATKTASEMLCIGNQVGTLEVDKCADLVLLDGNPLDCIDNVSRVVKTYQRGKLSFSA is encoded by the coding sequence ATGTTTAAAGGGAATTGTTTTGAAAAAGAAGGTTTCGGTATGAAAACTTTAATTGAAGGTGCGACTATTGTCACTTGTATGGGAAAAACTATCAAGGATGGCTGTATTCTTTTTAGCGATAGGATTCTTGGAATAGGAAAAACCAGAGATGAAGTTGGAAATGTGGAAGATGCAAGAGTCATAAACGGGGAAGGGAAAACCATTATTCCTGGTCTAATTGATTGTCATGTCCATTTGGGGATGGATTTAGAAAATGATGCATCAGATACAACTATAGGCGCTGTAGTGTTGTCTGAAGCACAAGAATGCTCAACATACGGAATTACAACTGTAAGAAATATGGGAACGAAGCATAATGCCGATATTGCCGTTAGGGATATTATTAACAGTACTTATTGCAAAGGTGTGCGAATTGTTGCTAGTGGACAGCCGATTACAATTACAGGAGGACATGGCTCTTCGATGAGTTATATTGCTGATTCGGTTGATGAAGCAAGAAAAGCAGCCAGGACAGTTATCGGTAATGGTGCTGATGTCATCAAGATGATTGCGACAGGAGGGATGGGTACAAAAGGTTCAAATCCTTATGCGGTACAACTTTCTGAGGAGCAAATGAGAGTTATCTGTGAAGAGGCTCGCAGAGCGGGTATCCTGACGGGAGCCCACTGTACAGCTCTTGATGGAGCAAAAAATGCTATAAAGGCTGGTGTCAGAAGTGTTGAGCATGTGCAAATGAATGAAGAAATTGCCCGTATGATGAGAACAAACGGTACCTATTATTGTCCAACAATTGTAACAAGGTATAATATCTTGCATCTTTTGGATCCGTCTTTGCAATGGTTGAAACAAAAGGCTCGCCCTACTGATTTAGATGGGAAAAAACGTGCTATCCAGCTTTGTCATAAATATGGTATTCCTGTTTGTGCTTCGACTGATTCAATGAATAGTTCAAAGGCGGAACATGCAGTAACAAAACTAGGAGTGAGTCTTGCAACAGAACTGCATATTTATGTTGAATTTGGTATGACGAATGAAGAAGCCTTGCTTACAGCAACAAAAACAGCTTCAGAAATGTTGTGTATTGGCAATCAAGTAGGGACCCTTGAAGTAGATAAATGTGCTGATTTGGTTCTTTTGGATGGAAATCCATTGGATTGTATTGATAATGTTTCCAGAGTGGTAAAAACATATCAAAGAGGTAAACTTTCATTTTCAGCATGA
- a CDS encoding tripartite tricarboxylate transporter permease, whose amino-acid sequence MSSIVGQIFVNLLNPICFFLVLVGGVLGTVLGAIPGLSGGLAIAVFLPATFFMKAELSIPFLMAIYVGSMSGSYIGAILLGIPGTPSSIATVYDGYQFTKKGDAVHALSVVTVCNFLGTIPSILIAMFFSPLLAKWALKLGPWEFFSLSFCAVMMVISLSKGNITKGLLSAGIAFLVSSVGTAPLCGTQRFTFGSYYLSSGFSITSVMLGLFAGITILMEYAKQGEVAKVKQKVGHFKYYKRDFVHNRKNMFRSFLIGLWVGFLPGLGGSVSNQMAYAMEKNASKTPDQFGKGCIDGCIASETANNASLGGALIPFLALGIPGDMVTSLLLGALTIQGVQAGPLVFRNSPKVVYLIFGACLMTAIFVFLFEIIGMPIFPKILSLSSHVLYPAILVVAICGAYTSSSNIFAVVMVLVFTALGLFMAFLELPVGPFMLAYVLSNVLETNFRKGISYAGNGAWSFFTRPISCILLLIAIGSVVYPCLKGIVLKKKVSV is encoded by the coding sequence ATGAGTAGCATTGTTGGGCAGATTTTTGTTAACCTGCTAAATCCCATTTGTTTTTTTTTGGTGCTTGTAGGTGGAGTCCTCGGCACTGTCCTTGGTGCTATACCTGGCCTTTCCGGTGGACTTGCTATAGCTGTTTTTTTGCCAGCAACTTTTTTTATGAAAGCCGAACTGTCGATTCCCTTTTTGATGGCTATTTACGTTGGTAGTATGTCAGGAAGTTATATAGGAGCTATTTTACTTGGAATTCCAGGAACTCCTTCTTCAATTGCAACTGTATATGACGGTTACCAGTTTACAAAAAAGGGAGATGCTGTACATGCTTTGTCCGTAGTTACTGTGTGTAATTTTCTTGGAACAATTCCGTCAATTCTAATAGCAATGTTCTTTAGTCCGTTGCTTGCGAAATGGGCTTTGAAGCTTGGTCCTTGGGAGTTTTTCTCCCTTAGCTTTTGTGCTGTTATGATGGTTATTTCTTTGTCAAAGGGGAATATTACCAAGGGATTGCTTTCAGCAGGAATTGCTTTTCTTGTTTCGTCAGTTGGTACTGCACCACTTTGTGGTACACAACGTTTTACCTTTGGTAGTTATTATCTGTCCAGTGGTTTTAGCATTACATCGGTTATGCTTGGTTTATTTGCAGGAATTACTATTTTAATGGAATATGCTAAACAAGGTGAAGTTGCAAAAGTTAAACAAAAGGTTGGACACTTTAAATATTATAAAAGGGATTTTGTTCATAATAGGAAAAATATGTTTCGGTCTTTTTTGATTGGACTATGGGTAGGATTTCTTCCAGGGTTGGGTGGATCTGTGTCAAACCAAATGGCCTATGCAATGGAAAAAAATGCCTCCAAAACCCCCGATCAGTTTGGGAAAGGTTGTATTGATGGGTGTATTGCTTCTGAAACAGCTAATAATGCTTCCCTTGGTGGAGCTTTAATCCCTTTCCTTGCTTTAGGGATTCCTGGTGATATGGTAACTTCATTGTTGTTGGGAGCCTTGACGATTCAAGGGGTTCAAGCTGGACCCTTGGTGTTTAGAAATTCGCCGAAGGTTGTTTATTTGATTTTTGGTGCTTGTCTTATGACTGCTATTTTTGTATTTTTGTTTGAAATCATTGGTATGCCGATTTTTCCTAAAATTCTTAGTCTTTCGTCACATGTTTTGTATCCTGCAATTTTAGTTGTTGCTATTTGTGGGGCATACACAAGTAGCAGTAATATATTTGCAGTTGTTATGGTTTTGGTTTTTACTGCATTAGGTTTGTTTATGGCATTTCTTGAGTTACCTGTTGGCCCCTTTATGTTGGCCTATGTACTTTCCAATGTGTTGGAAACAAATTTTAGAAAGGGTATCAGTTATGCAGGGAATGGTGCATGGTCCTTTTTTACACGTCCCATTTCATGTATTCTTTTATTGATTGCTATTGGTTCCGTTGTTTATCCATGTTTAAAGGGAATTGTTTTGAAAAAGAAGGTTTCGGTATGA
- a CDS encoding glucarate dehydratase, protein MFNTPKVTDMKVIPVAGCDSMLLSLSGAHYPYFTRNIVILTDDSGHTGIGEVHGGKRITQSLQACVPEVVGKPIGAYRNIISKLRRIHDCGCKDSDGLQNLDLCKLADVVHFETAIECALLDLMGQFMDVPVCELLGDGKQRDDVVVLGYLFYQADSKKTDLPYIHEKKCGNPWFDVRRNTYMTSDSIVEQAQALQEYYGFKDFKLKGGVFSGEEEMEAVEKLAKTFPDARINIDPNGAWKLEQAIDLCKGSSLTYAEDPCGTECGYSGRETMAEFKEATGIPTATNMIATDWRQFKHAIVEKSVDIVLADPHFWLMSGSVRIAQVLNDWKLTWGCHSNNHFDVSLAIFAQCAAACPGNITAMDTHWIWQDGQYLTKNPYQIKEGKIHIPDAPGLGLDIDMDAIMKANELYESLSFADRNDALGMQYLIPGWKFDSKLPCLVR, encoded by the coding sequence ATGTTCAATACTCCAAAAGTAACTGATATGAAGGTAATTCCCGTTGCTGGATGTGACAGTATGCTACTGTCTCTCAGTGGGGCACATTATCCATATTTTACAAGAAACATCGTAATTTTGACTGATGACAGCGGTCATACCGGAATCGGCGAAGTACACGGTGGAAAGAGAATTACCCAAAGTCTTCAGGCCTGTGTGCCTGAAGTGGTTGGCAAACCGATCGGAGCCTATAGGAATATCATCAGCAAGCTGCGAAGGATACACGACTGTGGTTGCAAGGACAGCGATGGATTGCAGAATTTGGATTTGTGCAAACTTGCTGATGTCGTACACTTTGAAACAGCTATTGAATGTGCTCTCTTGGACTTGATGGGGCAGTTCATGGATGTTCCCGTATGTGAACTTCTGGGTGATGGCAAACAAAGAGATGATGTAGTCGTATTGGGATATCTTTTCTATCAGGCAGATTCCAAGAAAACTGATTTGCCATATATCCATGAGAAAAAATGCGGAAATCCTTGGTTTGATGTCAGAAGAAATACGTATATGACCAGTGACTCGATAGTAGAACAAGCCCAGGCCTTGCAAGAATACTATGGTTTCAAGGATTTTAAGCTGAAGGGTGGAGTTTTTTCTGGTGAAGAAGAAATGGAAGCTGTCGAAAAATTGGCCAAGACTTTTCCCGATGCAAGAATCAATATCGATCCCAATGGGGCTTGGAAGCTGGAACAGGCAATTGATCTCTGTAAGGGCAGTTCGCTTACCTATGCTGAAGATCCCTGCGGTACTGAATGCGGCTATTCAGGCAGAGAAACAATGGCAGAATTCAAGGAAGCGACAGGAATTCCGACGGCTACCAATATGATTGCTACGGATTGGAGACAATTCAAGCATGCAATTGTAGAAAAGTCAGTTGATATCGTACTTGCAGATCCTCATTTCTGGCTGATGTCCGGTTCTGTCAGGATTGCACAGGTTCTGAACGATTGGAAGCTTACCTGGGGATGCCATTCCAACAATCATTTTGATGTTTCCTTGGCAATATTTGCCCAGTGTGCCGCTGCCTGTCCTGGTAACATTACAGCTATGGATACACACTGGATTTGGCAGGATGGACAGTACCTGACTAAAAATCCGTATCAGATAAAAGAAGGTAAGATCCATATTCCTGATGCTCCTGGTCTTGGACTTGATATAGACATGGATGCAATCATGAAGGCGAATGAACTGTATGAAAGTCTGTCATTTGCAGATCGGAATGATGCCTTGGGTATGCAATATCTTATACCTGGTTGGAAATTTGATTCCAAGCTGCCTTGCCTCGTGCGATAA